A window from Primulina huaijiensis isolate GDHJ02 chromosome 11, ASM1229523v2, whole genome shotgun sequence encodes these proteins:
- the LOC140987446 gene encoding uncharacterized protein isoform X1 → MNFKGSAGGSQTSRMAYEFGRTHVVRPKGQHQATIVWLHGLGDKGSSWSQLLESLPLPNIKWICPTAPTRPVSLFGGFPSTAWFDAQDISDDVLDDIPGLDASAAHVANLLLTEPADIKIGVGGFSMGAATALYSATCHVFRQYGNRHPYLINLSSIIGLSGWLPCSRTLRNRMETSNETIRRAASLPILLCHGTGDDVVAYTHGEKSACTLNSAGFQNLTFKTYEGLGHYTIPEEMDEVCRWLTVTLGLQGS, encoded by the exons atgaACTTCAAAGGCTCTGCTGGGG GTAGCCAAACATCTAGAATGGCGTATGAATTTGGAAGGACTCATGTGGTCAGGCCAAAAGGACAACATCAAGCTACAATAGTTTGGCTACATGGCCTCGGTGATAAAGGCTCAAG CTGGTCACAGCTTCTGGAAAGTCTTCCCCTTCCAAAT ATAAAGTGGATATGCCCGACCGCGCCAACGCGTCCAGTGTCTCTATTTGGGGGATTTCCTAGCACTGCTT GGTTTGATGCACAAGATATCTCGGATGATGTCCTTGATGATATACCAGGATTGGACGCATCTGCAGCACATGTTGCGAATCTCTTGTTGACCGAGCCTGCTGATA TCAAGATAGGTGTTGGAGGCTTTAGCATGGGTGCTGCAACTGCTCTTTACTCAGCCACATGCCACGTTTTTCGGCAATACGGAAACAGGCACCCATACTTGATTAACCTGAGCTCGATCATCGGTCTCAGTGGCTGGCTTCCATGTTCAAG GACACTGAGGAACCGGATGGAAACATCGAATGAAACTATTAGGCGCGCGGCATCACTGCCCATTTTGCTTTGTCATGGCACTG GGGACGATGTTGTGGCTTATACACACGGAGAAAAATCAGCTTGTACCTTAAATTCGGCTGGATTTCAAAATCTTACGTTTAAAACATACGAGGG ACTGGGGCATTACACAATTCCTGAAGAGATGGATGAAGTTTGTCGCTGGTTAACCGTAACATTGGGGCTTCAAGGGTCGTAG
- the LOC140987446 gene encoding uncharacterized protein isoform X2 has product MAYEFGRTHVVRPKGQHQATIVWLHGLGDKGSSWSQLLESLPLPNIKWICPTAPTRPVSLFGGFPSTAWFDAQDISDDVLDDIPGLDASAAHVANLLLTEPADIKIGVGGFSMGAATALYSATCHVFRQYGNRHPYLINLSSIIGLSGWLPCSRTLRNRMETSNETIRRAASLPILLCHGTGDDVVAYTHGEKSACTLNSAGFQNLTFKTYEGLGHYTIPEEMDEVCRWLTVTLGLQGS; this is encoded by the exons ATGGCGTATGAATTTGGAAGGACTCATGTGGTCAGGCCAAAAGGACAACATCAAGCTACAATAGTTTGGCTACATGGCCTCGGTGATAAAGGCTCAAG CTGGTCACAGCTTCTGGAAAGTCTTCCCCTTCCAAAT ATAAAGTGGATATGCCCGACCGCGCCAACGCGTCCAGTGTCTCTATTTGGGGGATTTCCTAGCACTGCTT GGTTTGATGCACAAGATATCTCGGATGATGTCCTTGATGATATACCAGGATTGGACGCATCTGCAGCACATGTTGCGAATCTCTTGTTGACCGAGCCTGCTGATA TCAAGATAGGTGTTGGAGGCTTTAGCATGGGTGCTGCAACTGCTCTTTACTCAGCCACATGCCACGTTTTTCGGCAATACGGAAACAGGCACCCATACTTGATTAACCTGAGCTCGATCATCGGTCTCAGTGGCTGGCTTCCATGTTCAAG GACACTGAGGAACCGGATGGAAACATCGAATGAAACTATTAGGCGCGCGGCATCACTGCCCATTTTGCTTTGTCATGGCACTG GGGACGATGTTGTGGCTTATACACACGGAGAAAAATCAGCTTGTACCTTAAATTCGGCTGGATTTCAAAATCTTACGTTTAAAACATACGAGGG ACTGGGGCATTACACAATTCCTGAAGAGATGGATGAAGTTTGTCGCTGGTTAACCGTAACATTGGGGCTTCAAGGGTCGTAG
- the LOC140987516 gene encoding uncharacterized protein isoform X3: MTAFLVILFEGGDFLRQDGNFGESIYDGRFPDEFPKLKHDGPGLLSMAIADRDERGSLFSITLKADHHLDRKCIVFGELVDGNDVLKKIENAGDEDGRPAVTVKIINSGEINDDKRNGNKLKMVDTMEANNHEVKRKGKHKKSSKRRKRRRRHYSSESDSSTDTDLESSESDSDSDSDASSLSDTSSSSDEKRKKRKRSKRDRHKRGKGKDRRREKRRRRRDKKSKRRAKRDDISDSESNSRSGSSSEENNDDSVGAFDKKQKSAGNQSYLVENWETTTVDHRKGNAADMFDAEEGEFPEENGEHQNNGVGIEMGPDRMADRHPDVVADVPGKSRSRSLSPRRALSKSMSLSPQGTAGRSPSVVANHNRNRSPCVSRSPQVQQISDKGRSMSPARSGSRSMSPVRSPTRRQNRNVSESPPARSRSPNSRSRSATVSPPRIRVTRSPLRTSSRRSSLRSASRSPVRPSRRSVSRSSGKPSRRSLSKSPVRLSQRSVSRSSGRAPSRRSPSRSPVRAPIRTRRRSYSRSPVISGRRARSPVSNRGGSSSRSPSVDGSPKRIRRGRGFSDRYAYVRRYRSRSRSPDRSPIRSYRYDGRSERDRYPNFRRSPRRYRSPPRGRTPLRYRGRRSRSRSPSVSRSPIRYRNRRYSRSPIRSRSPVERYRGSPRGERRRSPSRSRSPSASQSPRESQSPRLATKGNSRSSSGSPPRKTGLVSYGDVSPNSSHE; encoded by the exons ATGACTGCCTTTCTTGTGATATTGTTTGAG GGTGGGGACTTTCTTCGGCAAGATG GCAATTTTGGAGAAAGTATATATGATGGAAGATTTCCAG ATGAATTTCCGAAGCTGAAACATGATGGACCGGGTTTATTATCTATGGCAATTGCTGATCGTGATGAACGTGGCTCATTGTTCAGTATAACCTTAAAAGCTGATCATCATCTTGACAG GAAATGTATTGTCTTTGGTGAGCTTGTGGATGGGAATGATGTGTTGAAGAAGATTGAGAATGCTGGGGATGAAGATGGGAGACCTGCCGTTACTGTGAAAATTATTAATTCTGGAGAAATAAATGATG ATAAAAGGAATGGGAATAAATTGAAAATGGTGGACACCATGGAGGCAAACAATCACGAAGTAAAGCGCAAGGGGAAACACAAAAAATCTTCAAAAAGGAGGAAAAGGAGAAGACGTCATTATTCGTCCGAATCAGATAGTTCAACAGATACTGACTTGGAGTCTTCAGAATCTGATAGTGATTCTGACTCAGATGCATCCTCTTTAAGTGACACTAGCTCTTCTAGTGATGAAAAACGTAAGAAAAGGAAGAGATCTAAGAGGGATAGACATAAACGTGGAAAGGGGAAGGATAGGCGACGTGAAAAACGACGCAGAAGACGAGATAAAAAGTCCAAACGTAGAGCTAAAAG GGATGATATCTCAGATAGTGAAAGCAACAGTAGAAGTGGAAGTAGCTCTGAAGAAAATAATGATGATTCGGTTGGAGCTTTTGATAAGAAGCAGAAAAGTGCTG GAAATCAATCTTATCTTGTTGAGAATTGGGAAACCACAACTGTAGATCATAGGAAGGGGAATGCAGCTGACATGTTCGATGCGGAGGAGGGTGAATTCCCCGAGGAGAATGGAGAACATCAAAACAATGGTGTTGGAATCGAAATGGGACCAGACAGAATGGCTGACAGACACCCTGATGTAGTAGCCGATGTTCCTGGCAAATCTAG GAGCCGAAGCTTAAGTCCTAGAAGAGCCCTGAGTAAGAGTATGAGCTTAAGTCCTCAGGGAACTGCTGGAAGAAGTCCTAGTGTTGTTGCAAATCATAACAGGAACAGGAGCCCATGTGTTAGTCGAAGTCCCCAGGTGCAGCAGATCTCTGATAAGGGCAGAAGTATGAGTCCAGCTAGAAGTGGAAGCAGAAGTATGAGTCCAGTTAGAAGTCCCACAAGAAGGCAGAACAGAAATGTAAGTGAGAGCCCTCCAGCTAGGTCTCGTTCACCAAATAGCCGTAGTAGAAGTGCCACAGTTTCTCCTCCCAGAATAAGAGTTACGCGGAGCCCGCTCAGAACTTCATCCAGGAGGTCATCATTGAGGTCGGCAAGTCGCAGTCCTGTGAGACCTTCTCGACGCAGTGTAAGCAGGAGCTCAGGCAAACCTTCTCGAAGGAGCTTAAGCAAAAGTCCAGTTAGATTATCCCAGAGAAGTGTTAGCAGAAGCTCAGGTAGGGCACCCTCCAGAAGAAGCCCTAGTCGTAGTCCAGTAAGGGCACCTATCAGGACTAGGCGCCGAAGCTACTCAAGGAGTCCTGTAATATCAGGCCGGAGAGCAAGATCACCTGTTTCTAATCGTGGTGGGAGTTCTTCAAGAAGCCCTTCTGTTGATGGATCACCTAAACGGATCAGAAGAGGTAGGGGTTTTAGCGATCGATACGCTTATGTACGGCGTTACAGGAGTCGCTCCCGCTCTCCTGATCGTTCTCCCATAAGGTCATATCGATATGATGGTAGAAGTGAGCGTGATCG ATATCCAAATTTTAGAAGATCCCCAAGGCGTTATAGGAGCCCACCTCGTGGAAGAACTCCTTTGAG ATATAGGGGCAGAAGAAGCAGGTCTCGTAGCCCCAGCGTGTCTCGCAGTCCAATACGCTACCGCAACCGACGTTACAGCCGAAGCCCCATTCGAAGCCGCTCTCCGGTGGAGAGGTATCGTGGGTCCCCACGTGGTGAGAGGCGACGATCACCTTCACGTAGCCGAAGCCCATCTGCATCACAATCCCCTCGTGAATCACAATCTCCCAGGCTAGCTACAAAAGGGAACTCAAGGTCGTCATCTGGTAGCCCTCCTAGGAAGACAGGTTTGGTTTCTTATGGAGACGTGTCACCCAATTCTAGTCATGAATAA
- the LOC140987516 gene encoding uncharacterized protein isoform X2, translating to MEKTNKKRPLVFLDVSIDGDVYERMVFELFTDVAPKTAENFRALCTGEKGVSPKTGKPLHYKGTFFHRIVKGYVAQGGDFLRQDGNFGESIYDGRFPDEFPKLKHDGPGLLSMAIADRDERGSLFSITLKADHHLDRKCIVFGELVDGNDVLKKIENAGDEDGRPAVTVKIINSGEINDDKRNGNKLKMVDTMEANNHEVKRKGKHKKSSKRRKRRRRHYSSESDSSTDTDLESSESDSDSDSDASSLSDTSSSSDEKRKKRKRSKRDRHKRGKGKDRRREKRRRRRDKKSKRRAKRDDISDSESNSRSGSSSEENNDDSVGAFDKKQKSADHRKGNAADMFDAEEGEFPEENGEHQNNGVGIEMGPDRMADRHPDVVADVPGKSRSRSLSPRRALSKSMSLSPQGTAGRSPSVVANHNRNRSPCVSRSPQVQQISDKGRSMSPARSGSRSMSPVRSPTRRQNRNVSESPPARSRSPNSRSRSATVSPPRIRVTRSPLRTSSRRSSLRSASRSPVRPSRRSVSRSSGKPSRRSLSKSPVRLSQRSVSRSSGRAPSRRSPSRSPVRAPIRTRRRSYSRSPVISGRRARSPVSNRGGSSSRSPSVDGSPKRIRRGRGFSDRYAYVRRYRSRSRSPDRSPIRSYRYDGRSERDRYPNFRRSPRRYRSPPRGRTPLRYRGRRSRSRSPSVSRSPIRYRNRRYSRSPIRSRSPVERYRGSPRGERRRSPSRSRSPSASQSPRESQSPRLATKGNSRSSSGSPPRKTGLVSYGDVSPNSSHE from the exons ATGGAGAAAACGAATAAGAAAAGACCTCTTGTGTTTTTAGATGTCTCAATTGATGGAGACGTTTACGAGAGGATGGTGTTCGAG CTTTTCACTGATGTTGCTCCGAAGACAGCTGAAAACTTTCGTGCTCTTTGTACTG GAGAAAAAGGTGTCAGCCCTAAAACTGGGAAGCCTCTCCATTACAAGGGAACCTTTTTCCATCGTATTGTCAAAGGATATGTAGCTCAG GGTGGGGACTTTCTTCGGCAAGATG GCAATTTTGGAGAAAGTATATATGATGGAAGATTTCCAG ATGAATTTCCGAAGCTGAAACATGATGGACCGGGTTTATTATCTATGGCAATTGCTGATCGTGATGAACGTGGCTCATTGTTCAGTATAACCTTAAAAGCTGATCATCATCTTGACAG GAAATGTATTGTCTTTGGTGAGCTTGTGGATGGGAATGATGTGTTGAAGAAGATTGAGAATGCTGGGGATGAAGATGGGAGACCTGCCGTTACTGTGAAAATTATTAATTCTGGAGAAATAAATGATG ATAAAAGGAATGGGAATAAATTGAAAATGGTGGACACCATGGAGGCAAACAATCACGAAGTAAAGCGCAAGGGGAAACACAAAAAATCTTCAAAAAGGAGGAAAAGGAGAAGACGTCATTATTCGTCCGAATCAGATAGTTCAACAGATACTGACTTGGAGTCTTCAGAATCTGATAGTGATTCTGACTCAGATGCATCCTCTTTAAGTGACACTAGCTCTTCTAGTGATGAAAAACGTAAGAAAAGGAAGAGATCTAAGAGGGATAGACATAAACGTGGAAAGGGGAAGGATAGGCGACGTGAAAAACGACGCAGAAGACGAGATAAAAAGTCCAAACGTAGAGCTAAAAG GGATGATATCTCAGATAGTGAAAGCAACAGTAGAAGTGGAAGTAGCTCTGAAGAAAATAATGATGATTCGGTTGGAGCTTTTGATAAGAAGCAGAAAAGTGCTG ATCATAGGAAGGGGAATGCAGCTGACATGTTCGATGCGGAGGAGGGTGAATTCCCCGAGGAGAATGGAGAACATCAAAACAATGGTGTTGGAATCGAAATGGGACCAGACAGAATGGCTGACAGACACCCTGATGTAGTAGCCGATGTTCCTGGCAAATCTAG GAGCCGAAGCTTAAGTCCTAGAAGAGCCCTGAGTAAGAGTATGAGCTTAAGTCCTCAGGGAACTGCTGGAAGAAGTCCTAGTGTTGTTGCAAATCATAACAGGAACAGGAGCCCATGTGTTAGTCGAAGTCCCCAGGTGCAGCAGATCTCTGATAAGGGCAGAAGTATGAGTCCAGCTAGAAGTGGAAGCAGAAGTATGAGTCCAGTTAGAAGTCCCACAAGAAGGCAGAACAGAAATGTAAGTGAGAGCCCTCCAGCTAGGTCTCGTTCACCAAATAGCCGTAGTAGAAGTGCCACAGTTTCTCCTCCCAGAATAAGAGTTACGCGGAGCCCGCTCAGAACTTCATCCAGGAGGTCATCATTGAGGTCGGCAAGTCGCAGTCCTGTGAGACCTTCTCGACGCAGTGTAAGCAGGAGCTCAGGCAAACCTTCTCGAAGGAGCTTAAGCAAAAGTCCAGTTAGATTATCCCAGAGAAGTGTTAGCAGAAGCTCAGGTAGGGCACCCTCCAGAAGAAGCCCTAGTCGTAGTCCAGTAAGGGCACCTATCAGGACTAGGCGCCGAAGCTACTCAAGGAGTCCTGTAATATCAGGCCGGAGAGCAAGATCACCTGTTTCTAATCGTGGTGGGAGTTCTTCAAGAAGCCCTTCTGTTGATGGATCACCTAAACGGATCAGAAGAGGTAGGGGTTTTAGCGATCGATACGCTTATGTACGGCGTTACAGGAGTCGCTCCCGCTCTCCTGATCGTTCTCCCATAAGGTCATATCGATATGATGGTAGAAGTGAGCGTGATCG ATATCCAAATTTTAGAAGATCCCCAAGGCGTTATAGGAGCCCACCTCGTGGAAGAACTCCTTTGAG ATATAGGGGCAGAAGAAGCAGGTCTCGTAGCCCCAGCGTGTCTCGCAGTCCAATACGCTACCGCAACCGACGTTACAGCCGAAGCCCCATTCGAAGCCGCTCTCCGGTGGAGAGGTATCGTGGGTCCCCACGTGGTGAGAGGCGACGATCACCTTCACGTAGCCGAAGCCCATCTGCATCACAATCCCCTCGTGAATCACAATCTCCCAGGCTAGCTACAAAAGGGAACTCAAGGTCGTCATCTGGTAGCCCTCCTAGGAAGACAGGTTTGGTTTCTTATGGAGACGTGTCACCCAATTCTAGTCATGAATAA
- the LOC140987516 gene encoding uncharacterized protein isoform X4, translating into MILTNDEFPKLKHDGPGLLSMAIADRDERGSLFSITLKADHHLDRKCIVFGELVDGNDVLKKIENAGDEDGRPAVTVKIINSGEINDDKRNGNKLKMVDTMEANNHEVKRKGKHKKSSKRRKRRRRHYSSESDSSTDTDLESSESDSDSDSDASSLSDTSSSSDEKRKKRKRSKRDRHKRGKGKDRRREKRRRRRDKKSKRRAKRDDISDSESNSRSGSSSEENNDDSVGAFDKKQKSAGNQSYLVENWETTTVDHRKGNAADMFDAEEGEFPEENGEHQNNGVGIEMGPDRMADRHPDVVADVPGKSRSRSLSPRRALSKSMSLSPQGTAGRSPSVVANHNRNRSPCVSRSPQVQQISDKGRSMSPARSGSRSMSPVRSPTRRQNRNVSESPPARSRSPNSRSRSATVSPPRIRVTRSPLRTSSRRSSLRSASRSPVRPSRRSVSRSSGKPSRRSLSKSPVRLSQRSVSRSSGRAPSRRSPSRSPVRAPIRTRRRSYSRSPVISGRRARSPVSNRGGSSSRSPSVDGSPKRIRRGRGFSDRYAYVRRYRSRSRSPDRSPIRSYRYDGRSERDRYPNFRRSPRRYRSPPRGRTPLRYRGRRSRSRSPSVSRSPIRYRNRRYSRSPIRSRSPVERYRGSPRGERRRSPSRSRSPSASQSPRESQSPRLATKGNSRSSSGSPPRKTGLVSYGDVSPNSSHE; encoded by the exons ATGATATTGACGAATG ATGAATTTCCGAAGCTGAAACATGATGGACCGGGTTTATTATCTATGGCAATTGCTGATCGTGATGAACGTGGCTCATTGTTCAGTATAACCTTAAAAGCTGATCATCATCTTGACAG GAAATGTATTGTCTTTGGTGAGCTTGTGGATGGGAATGATGTGTTGAAGAAGATTGAGAATGCTGGGGATGAAGATGGGAGACCTGCCGTTACTGTGAAAATTATTAATTCTGGAGAAATAAATGATG ATAAAAGGAATGGGAATAAATTGAAAATGGTGGACACCATGGAGGCAAACAATCACGAAGTAAAGCGCAAGGGGAAACACAAAAAATCTTCAAAAAGGAGGAAAAGGAGAAGACGTCATTATTCGTCCGAATCAGATAGTTCAACAGATACTGACTTGGAGTCTTCAGAATCTGATAGTGATTCTGACTCAGATGCATCCTCTTTAAGTGACACTAGCTCTTCTAGTGATGAAAAACGTAAGAAAAGGAAGAGATCTAAGAGGGATAGACATAAACGTGGAAAGGGGAAGGATAGGCGACGTGAAAAACGACGCAGAAGACGAGATAAAAAGTCCAAACGTAGAGCTAAAAG GGATGATATCTCAGATAGTGAAAGCAACAGTAGAAGTGGAAGTAGCTCTGAAGAAAATAATGATGATTCGGTTGGAGCTTTTGATAAGAAGCAGAAAAGTGCTG GAAATCAATCTTATCTTGTTGAGAATTGGGAAACCACAACTGTAGATCATAGGAAGGGGAATGCAGCTGACATGTTCGATGCGGAGGAGGGTGAATTCCCCGAGGAGAATGGAGAACATCAAAACAATGGTGTTGGAATCGAAATGGGACCAGACAGAATGGCTGACAGACACCCTGATGTAGTAGCCGATGTTCCTGGCAAATCTAG GAGCCGAAGCTTAAGTCCTAGAAGAGCCCTGAGTAAGAGTATGAGCTTAAGTCCTCAGGGAACTGCTGGAAGAAGTCCTAGTGTTGTTGCAAATCATAACAGGAACAGGAGCCCATGTGTTAGTCGAAGTCCCCAGGTGCAGCAGATCTCTGATAAGGGCAGAAGTATGAGTCCAGCTAGAAGTGGAAGCAGAAGTATGAGTCCAGTTAGAAGTCCCACAAGAAGGCAGAACAGAAATGTAAGTGAGAGCCCTCCAGCTAGGTCTCGTTCACCAAATAGCCGTAGTAGAAGTGCCACAGTTTCTCCTCCCAGAATAAGAGTTACGCGGAGCCCGCTCAGAACTTCATCCAGGAGGTCATCATTGAGGTCGGCAAGTCGCAGTCCTGTGAGACCTTCTCGACGCAGTGTAAGCAGGAGCTCAGGCAAACCTTCTCGAAGGAGCTTAAGCAAAAGTCCAGTTAGATTATCCCAGAGAAGTGTTAGCAGAAGCTCAGGTAGGGCACCCTCCAGAAGAAGCCCTAGTCGTAGTCCAGTAAGGGCACCTATCAGGACTAGGCGCCGAAGCTACTCAAGGAGTCCTGTAATATCAGGCCGGAGAGCAAGATCACCTGTTTCTAATCGTGGTGGGAGTTCTTCAAGAAGCCCTTCTGTTGATGGATCACCTAAACGGATCAGAAGAGGTAGGGGTTTTAGCGATCGATACGCTTATGTACGGCGTTACAGGAGTCGCTCCCGCTCTCCTGATCGTTCTCCCATAAGGTCATATCGATATGATGGTAGAAGTGAGCGTGATCG ATATCCAAATTTTAGAAGATCCCCAAGGCGTTATAGGAGCCCACCTCGTGGAAGAACTCCTTTGAG ATATAGGGGCAGAAGAAGCAGGTCTCGTAGCCCCAGCGTGTCTCGCAGTCCAATACGCTACCGCAACCGACGTTACAGCCGAAGCCCCATTCGAAGCCGCTCTCCGGTGGAGAGGTATCGTGGGTCCCCACGTGGTGAGAGGCGACGATCACCTTCACGTAGCCGAAGCCCATCTGCATCACAATCCCCTCGTGAATCACAATCTCCCAGGCTAGCTACAAAAGGGAACTCAAGGTCGTCATCTGGTAGCCCTCCTAGGAAGACAGGTTTGGTTTCTTATGGAGACGTGTCACCCAATTCTAGTCATGAATAA
- the LOC140987516 gene encoding uncharacterized protein isoform X1 — protein sequence MEKTNKKRPLVFLDVSIDGDVYERMVFELFTDVAPKTAENFRALCTGEKGVSPKTGKPLHYKGTFFHRIVKGYVAQGGDFLRQDGNFGESIYDGRFPDEFPKLKHDGPGLLSMAIADRDERGSLFSITLKADHHLDRKCIVFGELVDGNDVLKKIENAGDEDGRPAVTVKIINSGEINDDKRNGNKLKMVDTMEANNHEVKRKGKHKKSSKRRKRRRRHYSSESDSSTDTDLESSESDSDSDSDASSLSDTSSSSDEKRKKRKRSKRDRHKRGKGKDRRREKRRRRRDKKSKRRAKRDDISDSESNSRSGSSSEENNDDSVGAFDKKQKSAGNQSYLVENWETTTVDHRKGNAADMFDAEEGEFPEENGEHQNNGVGIEMGPDRMADRHPDVVADVPGKSRSRSLSPRRALSKSMSLSPQGTAGRSPSVVANHNRNRSPCVSRSPQVQQISDKGRSMSPARSGSRSMSPVRSPTRRQNRNVSESPPARSRSPNSRSRSATVSPPRIRVTRSPLRTSSRRSSLRSASRSPVRPSRRSVSRSSGKPSRRSLSKSPVRLSQRSVSRSSGRAPSRRSPSRSPVRAPIRTRRRSYSRSPVISGRRARSPVSNRGGSSSRSPSVDGSPKRIRRGRGFSDRYAYVRRYRSRSRSPDRSPIRSYRYDGRSERDRYPNFRRSPRRYRSPPRGRTPLRYRGRRSRSRSPSVSRSPIRYRNRRYSRSPIRSRSPVERYRGSPRGERRRSPSRSRSPSASQSPRESQSPRLATKGNSRSSSGSPPRKTGLVSYGDVSPNSSHE from the exons ATGGAGAAAACGAATAAGAAAAGACCTCTTGTGTTTTTAGATGTCTCAATTGATGGAGACGTTTACGAGAGGATGGTGTTCGAG CTTTTCACTGATGTTGCTCCGAAGACAGCTGAAAACTTTCGTGCTCTTTGTACTG GAGAAAAAGGTGTCAGCCCTAAAACTGGGAAGCCTCTCCATTACAAGGGAACCTTTTTCCATCGTATTGTCAAAGGATATGTAGCTCAG GGTGGGGACTTTCTTCGGCAAGATG GCAATTTTGGAGAAAGTATATATGATGGAAGATTTCCAG ATGAATTTCCGAAGCTGAAACATGATGGACCGGGTTTATTATCTATGGCAATTGCTGATCGTGATGAACGTGGCTCATTGTTCAGTATAACCTTAAAAGCTGATCATCATCTTGACAG GAAATGTATTGTCTTTGGTGAGCTTGTGGATGGGAATGATGTGTTGAAGAAGATTGAGAATGCTGGGGATGAAGATGGGAGACCTGCCGTTACTGTGAAAATTATTAATTCTGGAGAAATAAATGATG ATAAAAGGAATGGGAATAAATTGAAAATGGTGGACACCATGGAGGCAAACAATCACGAAGTAAAGCGCAAGGGGAAACACAAAAAATCTTCAAAAAGGAGGAAAAGGAGAAGACGTCATTATTCGTCCGAATCAGATAGTTCAACAGATACTGACTTGGAGTCTTCAGAATCTGATAGTGATTCTGACTCAGATGCATCCTCTTTAAGTGACACTAGCTCTTCTAGTGATGAAAAACGTAAGAAAAGGAAGAGATCTAAGAGGGATAGACATAAACGTGGAAAGGGGAAGGATAGGCGACGTGAAAAACGACGCAGAAGACGAGATAAAAAGTCCAAACGTAGAGCTAAAAG GGATGATATCTCAGATAGTGAAAGCAACAGTAGAAGTGGAAGTAGCTCTGAAGAAAATAATGATGATTCGGTTGGAGCTTTTGATAAGAAGCAGAAAAGTGCTG GAAATCAATCTTATCTTGTTGAGAATTGGGAAACCACAACTGTAGATCATAGGAAGGGGAATGCAGCTGACATGTTCGATGCGGAGGAGGGTGAATTCCCCGAGGAGAATGGAGAACATCAAAACAATGGTGTTGGAATCGAAATGGGACCAGACAGAATGGCTGACAGACACCCTGATGTAGTAGCCGATGTTCCTGGCAAATCTAG GAGCCGAAGCTTAAGTCCTAGAAGAGCCCTGAGTAAGAGTATGAGCTTAAGTCCTCAGGGAACTGCTGGAAGAAGTCCTAGTGTTGTTGCAAATCATAACAGGAACAGGAGCCCATGTGTTAGTCGAAGTCCCCAGGTGCAGCAGATCTCTGATAAGGGCAGAAGTATGAGTCCAGCTAGAAGTGGAAGCAGAAGTATGAGTCCAGTTAGAAGTCCCACAAGAAGGCAGAACAGAAATGTAAGTGAGAGCCCTCCAGCTAGGTCTCGTTCACCAAATAGCCGTAGTAGAAGTGCCACAGTTTCTCCTCCCAGAATAAGAGTTACGCGGAGCCCGCTCAGAACTTCATCCAGGAGGTCATCATTGAGGTCGGCAAGTCGCAGTCCTGTGAGACCTTCTCGACGCAGTGTAAGCAGGAGCTCAGGCAAACCTTCTCGAAGGAGCTTAAGCAAAAGTCCAGTTAGATTATCCCAGAGAAGTGTTAGCAGAAGCTCAGGTAGGGCACCCTCCAGAAGAAGCCCTAGTCGTAGTCCAGTAAGGGCACCTATCAGGACTAGGCGCCGAAGCTACTCAAGGAGTCCTGTAATATCAGGCCGGAGAGCAAGATCACCTGTTTCTAATCGTGGTGGGAGTTCTTCAAGAAGCCCTTCTGTTGATGGATCACCTAAACGGATCAGAAGAGGTAGGGGTTTTAGCGATCGATACGCTTATGTACGGCGTTACAGGAGTCGCTCCCGCTCTCCTGATCGTTCTCCCATAAGGTCATATCGATATGATGGTAGAAGTGAGCGTGATCG ATATCCAAATTTTAGAAGATCCCCAAGGCGTTATAGGAGCCCACCTCGTGGAAGAACTCCTTTGAG ATATAGGGGCAGAAGAAGCAGGTCTCGTAGCCCCAGCGTGTCTCGCAGTCCAATACGCTACCGCAACCGACGTTACAGCCGAAGCCCCATTCGAAGCCGCTCTCCGGTGGAGAGGTATCGTGGGTCCCCACGTGGTGAGAGGCGACGATCACCTTCACGTAGCCGAAGCCCATCTGCATCACAATCCCCTCGTGAATCACAATCTCCCAGGCTAGCTACAAAAGGGAACTCAAGGTCGTCATCTGGTAGCCCTCCTAGGAAGACAGGTTTGGTTTCTTATGGAGACGTGTCACCCAATTCTAGTCATGAATAA